The Desulfonatronum thioautotrophicum nucleotide sequence GATTACGTACTGACCATGAATATCATCGCCCTGATCCCCGCCCGGGGCGGGTCCAAGGGCATTTCGCGCAAGAACATGGCTCTCTGCGCCGGCAAGCCTCTGATTCAGTACACCTTTGAGTCAGCCCGGCAATCTAGGTGCATGAGCAGGGTTTATCTATCAACGGACGACCAGGAAATTGCCGAGTTTGGCAAACAGAATGACATTGAAGTACCTTTTATGCGCCCTCCTGAACTGGCCGCCGATCAAACGCCAATGATCGACGTGATAAGGCACTTTATGTCTTGGCTGGACGAGCAAAGCATCCCCTTTGACGGCGTGATGCTCCTACAACCCACATCCCCCCTGCGCATGGCAAAGCATATCGACGAGGCCATTGCTCTATTCGAGGAGCAAAGACCCAGCAGCCTCGTATCAGTGGTCGAGGTTCCACACAATTTTTCGCCCACCTCTTTGATGCATTTCAAGGGCGGCAAGTTGACCCCATGCACCGATAGCCAAATCTACCGCCGCCAGGACAAACCTACCTACTATGCCAGGAACGGTCCAGCCATTCTTATAGTAACAAAAGCCGCCATTGATTCCGGTAATTGCTATGCACAACCATGCGCTGGGTATGAAATGGATATGATCAGTTCCGTTGATGTAGATAATAACAATACATTAC carries:
- a CDS encoding cytidylyltransferase domain-containing protein — protein: MLVEHSKKDYVLTMNIIALIPARGGSKGISRKNMALCAGKPLIQYTFESARQSRCMSRVYLSTDDQEIAEFGKQNDIEVPFMRPPELAADQTPMIDVIRHFMSWLDEQSIPFDGVMLLQPTSPLRMAKHIDEAIALFEEQRPSSLVSVVEVPHNFSPTSLMHFKGGKLTPCTDSQIYRRQDKPTYYARNGPAILIVTKAAIDSGNCYAQPCAGYEMDMISSVDVDNNNTLQIAAIFLSN